The Bradysia coprophila strain Holo2 chromosome IV, BU_Bcop_v1, whole genome shotgun sequence genome includes a region encoding these proteins:
- the LOC119066783 gene encoding methylglutaconyl-CoA hydratase, mitochondrial-like, whose translation MVVFMRNARQLFSSLPQIRLFSSYHPNSNSSEVTLSYLTDDKHQGIAIIGMNKPDTRNAFNTSMISNLTGAVDVLARDKSVRVVIVRSLLPDVFCAGADLKERANFTVIQMQRWHASLRGLLKNIEQLPMPVIGAVDGAALGGGLELALACDIRTASSTAKIGLVETKHAILPGAGGTQRLPRIVGPAIAKELIFTARILNGTEATKLGICNHVVEQNSENDSAYKKAIDIATEILPNGPVGVRMAKRAIDQGLQADINTGYLVEEACYAQTIPTADRLEGLKAFAEKRQPRYKGE comes from the exons ATGGTTGTGTTTATGAGAAATGCTCGACAATTATTTTCGTCTTTGCCACAAATTCGTCTCTTTTCATCATATCATCCGAACTCAAATAGCAGTGAAGTCACT CTAAGCTACTTAACAGACGACAAACACCAAGGAATTGCAATTATCGGAATGAATAAGCCAGACACGCGAAATGCATTCAACACATCGATGATAAGTAATTTGACAGGTGCAGTGGATGTGTTAGCGCGTGACAAAAGTGTTCGTGTTGTCATTGTAAGAAGTTTATTGCCGGATGTATTTTGCGCGGGTGCTGATTTGAAAGAACGAGCCAATTTCACCGTTATTCAAATGCAACGTTGGCATGCATCTCTTCGTggtttgttgaaaaatatcgAGCAATTACCGATGCCGGTTATTGGTGCTGTAGATGGTGCGGCTCTCGGCGGTGGATTGGAATTGGCTCTTGCGTGTGATATTCGGACTGCTTCCAGTACTgcaaaaattg GTTTAGTAGAAACAAAGCATGCCATTTTACCAGGAGCAGGTGGTACACAAAGATTGCCTCGAATTGTCGGTCCAGCTATTGCAAAAGAATTGATTTTTACTGCTCGAATTTTGAACGGCACTGAAGCAACCAAATTGGGAATATGCAACCATGTGGTCGAACAGAATAGCGAAAATGATTCTGCCTACAAAAAAGCCATTGATATAGCAACGGAAATCCTTCCAAACGGGCCAGTAGGTGTAAGAATGGCCAAAAGAGCCATTGATCAAGGATTACAAGCCGACATTAACACAGGGTACTTGGTCGAAGAAGCCTGTTATGCGCAAACCATACCAACAGCTGATAGATTAGAAGGACTGAAAGCATTCGCTGAGAAACGTCAACCACGGTATAAAGGCGAATAG